A window from Cryptomeria japonica chromosome 1, Sugi_1.0, whole genome shotgun sequence encodes these proteins:
- the LOC131042890 gene encoding MYB-like transcription factor EOBI, with protein MSDRSAGSLKKGERNKGTWTFEEDIRLISYITFNGEGRWEFLAKASGLNRSGRSCRLRWVNYLSPDLNHTNMTPQEERLIVDLHARWGNRWSRIAESLPGRTDNRIKNFWKTHLKKKILHKGNAGDKVHLESSIHSSSLPSSSTTGAQHQSAISSFQPNPITFMTNEFQSEAQNAAAPNGVQFIPALAQEEYSTDLAYNFSGDLFSSEFSTDLAYTPSPEAFSNREFYFDELWNMDQ; from the exons ATGTCAGACAGAAGTGCTGGCAGTTTGAAGAAAGGAGAACGCAACAAAGGGACCTGGACTTTTGAGGAGGATATTCGACTTATTTCCTATATCACCTTCAATGGCGAAGGGCGTTGGGAATTTCTAGCCAAAGCATCAG GGCTAAACAGAAGTGGTAGGAGCTGCAGGCTGAGATGGGTGAACTACCTTAGTCCTGATCTCAATCACACCAACATGACTCCCCAGGAAGAACGTTTGATTGTTGATCTCCATGCTCGTTGGGGAAACAG GTGGTCTCGGATTGCAGAGAGTTTACCAGGCAGGACAGACAATAGAATCAAGAATTTTTGGAAAACCCATCTCAAGAAAAAAATTCTACATAAAGGAAATGCTGGCGACAAAGTACATCTTGAGAGTTCAATTCATTCTTCCTCTCTCCCATCTTCATCTACGACAGGAGCACAACATCAAAGTGCTATTAGTTCGTTTCAACCAAATCCTATTACATTTATGACTAACGAGTTTCAATCTGAAGCCCAAAATGCTGCTGCTCCGAATGGTGTCCAATTTATACCAGCTTTGGCGCAGGAAGAATATTCAACCGATTTAGCTTACAACTTCTCGGGGGATCTTTTCAGCTCTGAATTTTCTACCGATTTAGCTTACACTCCTTCGCCAGAGGCCTTCTCCAATAGAGAGTTTTATTTTGATGAATTATGGAACATGGATCAGTAA